One window of the Streptococcus parasanguinis ATCC 15912 genome contains the following:
- the nagA gene encoding N-acetylglucosamine-6-phosphate deacetylase, whose amino-acid sequence MSTYIKADQFYYPHGVRRGGYLELVNGKFGKHVESLPEGADVLDYSGYSIAPGLVDTHIHGFGGVDVMDNNIEGTLHTMSEGLLSTGVTSFLPTTLTSSYEQLLAVTENIGARYKEATGAKIRGIYFEGPYFTEKYKGAQNPAYMKDPSMEEFRAWQKAANGLLNKIALAPEREGVEDFVRTITGEGVTVALGHSNATFEEAKKAVDAGASVWVHAYNGMRGLTHRELGMVGAMYELPHTTAELICDGHHVDPLACDILMKQKGKENVALITDCMTAGGLEDGDYMLGEFPVVVAEGTARLKSTGNLAGSILKLKDGLKNVVEWGIANPHEAVMMASLNPAKSVHIDDVCGQIREGYDADFIVLDQNLDLVATYLDGVKRYQATN is encoded by the coding sequence ATGTCTACATATATTAAAGCAGATCAATTTTATTACCCACATGGGGTTCGCCGTGGAGGCTATTTGGAGCTGGTAAATGGTAAATTTGGGAAACATGTGGAAAGCTTACCAGAAGGTGCGGATGTGCTAGATTATTCAGGGTACAGTATTGCGCCTGGTCTGGTGGATACCCATATTCATGGTTTTGGTGGGGTAGATGTTATGGATAACAATATCGAAGGTACTCTCCATACCATGAGTGAAGGTCTCTTGAGTACAGGGGTCACAAGCTTTTTGCCTACGACCTTGACTTCCTCTTACGAACAACTTTTGGCAGTAACTGAAAATATCGGTGCACGATACAAAGAAGCAACAGGAGCCAAGATTCGCGGTATTTATTTTGAAGGACCTTATTTCACAGAAAAATACAAGGGAGCACAAAATCCAGCTTATATGAAGGATCCAAGTATGGAAGAATTCCGGGCCTGGCAAAAAGCGGCTAATGGTCTGTTAAATAAGATTGCCCTTGCTCCTGAGCGTGAAGGGGTAGAAGACTTTGTTCGGACCATTACAGGAGAAGGAGTGACAGTCGCCCTGGGACACTCCAATGCTACTTTTGAAGAAGCTAAAAAAGCGGTTGATGCAGGTGCGAGTGTCTGGGTGCATGCCTATAATGGTATGCGTGGTTTGACGCACCGTGAACTCGGTATGGTTGGAGCTATGTATGAGTTGCCTCATACTACAGCAGAGTTGATCTGTGATGGCCATCACGTTGATCCGCTAGCTTGTGATATCCTGATGAAACAAAAAGGGAAAGAAAATGTTGCCTTGATTACGGACTGTATGACAGCTGGGGGATTAGAAGACGGGGACTACATGCTAGGGGAATTCCCAGTTGTGGTCGCTGAAGGGACGGCTCGCTTGAAATCAACTGGTAATCTAGCTGGCTCAATTTTGAAATTGAAAGATGGATTAAAAAATGTTGTAGAGTGGGGGATTGCTAACCCTCACGAAGCAGTGATGATGGCTAGTCTCAATCCGGCAAAATCAGTCCATATTGATGATGTTTGTGGTCAAATTCGAGAAGGTTATGATGCGGACTTCATTGTGCTTGATCAAAATTTGGATCTGGTGGCGACCTATCTCGATGGTGTCAAACGTTACCAGGCGACTAACTAG
- a CDS encoding aldo/keto reductase encodes MNHYRLNNGVKIPVLGFGTWKAADGEEAYQAVLAALKAGYRHIDTAAIYQNEESVGRAIKDSGLAREDLFITTKLWNTHHTYEDAQAALKESLDKLGLDYIDLYLIHWPNPKPLRDNDAWKKRNAEVWRAMEDMLAAGKVRAIGVSNFLPHHLEALLETARVIPAVNQIRLAPGVYQSEAIAASRKHGILLEAWGPFGQGELFQNEQVKEVATKYGKTVAQLALAWSLQEGFLPLPKSVTPERIESNLDCFDFELTADDVELLRYLPVEAGAPDPDTKEF; translated from the coding sequence ATGAATCATTATCGTTTGAATAATGGGGTGAAGATTCCTGTATTGGGATTTGGGACGTGGAAAGCAGCGGATGGAGAAGAAGCCTATCAAGCTGTGTTAGCTGCTTTAAAAGCAGGTTATCGCCATATCGATACAGCAGCGATCTATCAAAATGAAGAGAGTGTGGGGCGTGCTATTAAAGACAGTGGTCTTGCGCGCGAAGACCTGTTTATTACCACCAAACTTTGGAATACTCATCACACTTATGAAGATGCTCAAGCTGCTTTGAAAGAGTCTCTTGATAAATTGGGCTTGGACTATATAGATCTTTATTTGATTCATTGGCCAAACCCAAAGCCTCTTCGAGACAATGATGCTTGGAAAAAACGGAATGCTGAGGTTTGGCGAGCAATGGAAGATATGCTAGCTGCTGGCAAAGTTCGGGCTATTGGCGTTAGCAATTTTCTGCCTCATCATTTGGAAGCCCTCCTTGAAACAGCTCGGGTCATCCCAGCTGTGAACCAAATTCGTCTAGCACCTGGGGTTTATCAAAGTGAAGCCATTGCTGCAAGTCGCAAGCATGGCATTTTACTAGAGGCTTGGGGACCTTTTGGCCAAGGAGAATTGTTCCAAAATGAACAAGTAAAAGAAGTGGCTACTAAATATGGGAAAACCGTCGCTCAACTAGCCCTAGCTTGGAGTTTACAAGAAGGTTTCCTTCCACTGCCAAAATCTGTTACGCCTGAGCGGATTGAGAGCAATCTGGATTGCTTTGATTTTGAATTGACGGCAGATGATGTGGAACTCCTGCGCTATCTTCCGGTTGAAGCGGGTGCACCAGATCCAGACACCAAAGAATTTTAA
- a CDS encoding S8 family serine peptidase, which yields MNRQERFSLRKYKFGVASVLLGAVLVFGSAQASAEEQTAGQTSAGTQLVANSQQAPTEVEHSQGAEVPKEATVALQTKPEEASKPVEKATEVATPTSSETTERHDVTEKPQSTESDEIITVPQTWRQGYKGEGMVVAVIDSGLDVNHEVLRITDPSKAKFKNQEEIEAAKKAAGIDYGKWYNDKVVYAYDYFDGTDNIKEAERDSHGMHVTGIATGNPDKEAGNGEKIYGVAPEAQVMFMRVFSDRQKTTGSALYVKAIDDAVALGADAINMSLGSSTGSMVNAGSDIIDAIKRARAKGVSVLISAGNSNTFGNGYSRPSAENPDYGLVGNPSTVEDSISVASINNKIITTEVFEVKGLEGNADVDNGKFDYSKSATDTDFEKGKEYEYVAVGLGKEEDFKDLDLTGKLALIQRGEIPFTEKIANALHHGAVGALVYNNVEGSNLGMSIDGDAKKIPSVFISKRYGEALKAGSYKVVFNNTMANRPSPEADQLSDFSSWGVTTDGQLKPDVTAPGGNIFSSLNDNTYGDMSGTSMASPHVAGVAALVKEYLVKNHPELTPEQVSATVKALIMSTAKPHINKETGVYTSPRQQGAGVVDTAAAVSTDLYVTGENNYPSVTLGNVGDSFTFDVTVHNISDTDRTLKMLVNTDTDEVKDGKFTLRPRKLTETAWPEVTVKAHSSETVTVKVDTSKFTEELSKEMPNGYFLEGFVRFVDPADDGDVVSLPFMGFKGEFQNLPAVEKPVYDLVREGKDGFYYHIPKDLNISYNANVSALLTLQNDLLLTQGKRDGRRITVLGIEENAEGTHALQVDENGNVRIAISPNEDGNKDLVEYKTVALRNIENLHATVYAASDTEHKNPLWEGTPSDHRKNFFDGNEKNPRSYTLDNTAWNGTDANGNAVADGVYDYVIRYTPMVPGAEEQSTTFKVQVDTQKPVITSGYIRFKDGAQQFVARKAKDVGEGGILTEKLVYVTPFDDKGTMIQTSEDKTGTRALENYQVIKANADGSFDLPENIDKKNIYYYVEDFAGNVDYISLADLVRDQNSGRIQIAVRDAKTNKDIDTMYVYRIKDSNGQYVTVDKTKDINFLNFGHYTAEIFTYDRTEVKFVSSLTQEFDLTEDNSFQTIAFLANTLEYAPVSISFDQPVSKAATIVLKGAEGENFVLPAEKYGKNGFGKTVATGQYTLVATLPTGYELAEEAPVITVVAGRNNNYRIGVISKVDLLTALNNQADITKTAHYFNASADKKEAYDQALQAAQAALMNKVSQEQVNQAVASLEAASQALDGKDSNVAALKEAMQAYDATTKTGRYANAKEKVRRDYDRAFQTVALLAVDPTVKQEQINQALAELSRAEGKLNGKATDFSSLKKYIKDELKFQEKDAKFIYAGNKEKEAYLAVFKNAQAILTNPGASQQDVKDALTALKNAKKKLHGKKPKAARRP from the coding sequence ATGAATAGACAAGAGCGTTTTTCATTAAGGAAATACAAATTTGGTGTAGCCTCAGTTTTATTAGGGGCTGTTTTGGTATTTGGATCTGCACAAGCGAGTGCAGAAGAACAAACAGCGGGTCAAACGAGCGCTGGGACACAGCTTGTAGCAAACAGTCAACAGGCACCGACTGAGGTAGAACATTCACAAGGTGCAGAGGTTCCTAAAGAGGCAACGGTTGCTCTACAAACAAAACCGGAAGAAGCATCAAAACCAGTAGAAAAAGCTACAGAAGTGGCTACTCCGACAAGTTCGGAAACAACTGAGCGCCATGATGTAACTGAAAAACCTCAAAGCACCGAAAGTGATGAAATTATTACTGTTCCACAAACCTGGAGGCAAGGATATAAAGGTGAAGGAATGGTTGTGGCCGTGATCGACTCGGGCTTGGATGTGAACCACGAGGTTCTTCGTATTACAGATCCTTCAAAAGCCAAGTTTAAAAATCAAGAAGAAATAGAAGCTGCTAAGAAAGCGGCAGGAATTGATTATGGTAAATGGTATAACGACAAAGTCGTATATGCCTATGATTACTTTGACGGTACTGACAATATCAAAGAGGCTGAAAGAGATTCTCACGGGATGCACGTTACAGGGATCGCAACCGGGAATCCTGATAAAGAAGCAGGAAACGGTGAAAAGATCTATGGTGTGGCACCAGAAGCGCAAGTTATGTTTATGCGTGTCTTTTCGGATCGTCAAAAAACAACTGGTTCTGCTCTTTATGTGAAAGCGATTGATGATGCTGTAGCCCTTGGTGCAGATGCCATCAATATGAGTCTTGGATCCTCTACTGGTTCTATGGTCAATGCAGGTTCGGATATCATTGATGCGATTAAACGAGCTCGTGCTAAAGGTGTATCTGTCTTGATCTCTGCGGGGAATAGTAATACTTTTGGGAATGGATATTCAAGACCGTCTGCAGAAAATCCTGATTACGGTTTGGTAGGAAATCCTTCAACAGTAGAGGACTCTATCTCTGTTGCTTCTATCAATAACAAAATTATTACGACAGAAGTTTTTGAAGTCAAAGGGTTGGAAGGTAATGCGGATGTAGATAACGGTAAGTTTGACTACAGTAAGTCTGCAACAGATACTGATTTTGAAAAAGGTAAAGAATATGAATATGTAGCTGTTGGACTTGGGAAAGAAGAAGATTTCAAAGATCTAGATCTTACTGGTAAATTAGCACTGATCCAACGTGGAGAAATCCCATTTACAGAAAAAATTGCGAATGCCCTCCATCATGGTGCAGTAGGTGCCCTGGTTTACAATAATGTAGAAGGTTCTAATCTTGGTATGTCGATTGATGGAGATGCTAAGAAAATTCCATCTGTCTTCATTTCAAAACGCTATGGGGAAGCTCTTAAAGCTGGATCTTACAAAGTTGTCTTTAACAATACCATGGCCAATCGTCCATCTCCCGAGGCAGATCAATTGTCTGATTTCTCAAGCTGGGGAGTAACAACAGATGGTCAGTTGAAACCAGATGTCACAGCACCTGGTGGGAACATCTTCTCTTCTTTGAATGACAATACCTACGGAGATATGAGTGGTACTAGTATGGCCTCTCCTCACGTGGCGGGTGTTGCAGCCTTGGTAAAAGAATACCTTGTGAAGAACCATCCAGAATTGACTCCAGAACAAGTTTCTGCAACTGTCAAGGCCTTGATTATGTCTACGGCTAAACCACATATTAACAAAGAAACCGGTGTCTATACGTCTCCACGCCAACAAGGAGCAGGGGTTGTCGACACAGCAGCTGCCGTTTCAACAGACTTGTATGTTACTGGTGAAAACAACTACCCAAGTGTTACTCTTGGAAATGTCGGAGATAGCTTTACCTTTGATGTCACTGTCCACAATATTTCAGATACCGATCGTACCTTGAAAATGTTGGTTAATACTGACACAGATGAAGTGAAAGATGGTAAATTTACCCTCCGTCCACGTAAATTAACAGAAACTGCTTGGCCTGAAGTAACTGTGAAAGCGCATAGTTCTGAAACGGTTACGGTTAAAGTTGATACAAGTAAATTCACAGAAGAATTGAGCAAAGAAATGCCAAATGGCTATTTCCTTGAAGGATTTGTTCGTTTTGTCGATCCAGCAGATGACGGGGATGTGGTCAGCTTGCCATTTATGGGATTCAAGGGAGAATTCCAAAACCTTCCAGCTGTCGAAAAACCAGTCTATGATTTGGTACGCGAAGGAAAAGATGGTTTCTACTACCATATTCCAAAAGATTTGAACATTTCCTATAATGCTAATGTTTCAGCTCTATTAACACTTCAAAATGACCTCCTTCTTACACAAGGGAAACGAGATGGTCGTCGTATTACAGTCCTTGGTATTGAAGAAAATGCAGAAGGAACTCATGCTCTTCAAGTGGATGAAAACGGAAATGTTCGCATTGCCATTTCACCAAATGAAGATGGGAATAAAGACCTCGTTGAATACAAGACGGTCGCTCTTCGAAACATTGAAAACCTTCATGCAACTGTCTACGCAGCAAGCGATACGGAACATAAAAATCCACTGTGGGAAGGAACTCCATCTGATCATCGTAAGAACTTCTTTGATGGCAATGAAAAGAACCCACGTAGCTACACGCTAGATAATACTGCTTGGAATGGTACGGATGCAAATGGAAATGCAGTGGCAGATGGTGTATATGATTATGTCATTCGTTACACACCAATGGTTCCGGGAGCTGAAGAGCAATCAACGACCTTCAAGGTTCAAGTTGATACCCAAAAACCAGTGATCACATCTGGATATATTCGTTTCAAAGATGGTGCTCAACAGTTTGTAGCACGTAAAGCCAAAGATGTTGGTGAAGGTGGTATTTTAACTGAAAAACTCGTTTACGTGACTCCATTTGATGATAAGGGGACAATGATCCAAACGAGTGAAGATAAGACTGGTACACGTGCGCTTGAAAATTACCAAGTGATCAAGGCCAATGCAGATGGCAGCTTCGATCTTCCTGAAAACATCGATAAGAAAAATATCTACTACTATGTAGAAGACTTTGCGGGGAACGTAGACTATATTTCACTAGCTGATTTGGTACGAGATCAAAATAGTGGTCGTATTCAAATTGCAGTGCGTGATGCTAAGACAAACAAAGATATAGATACCATGTATGTGTATCGTATCAAGGACAGCAATGGTCAATATGTAACGGTTGATAAAACAAAAGATATTAACTTCTTGAACTTTGGTCATTATACTGCAGAAATCTTTACGTATGATCGTACAGAAGTGAAATTTGTCAGCAGCTTGACGCAAGAATTTGATTTGACAGAAGATAATAGTTTCCAAACAATCGCTTTCCTTGCTAATACTTTGGAATACGCACCAGTTAGCATTAGCTTTGATCAACCGGTTTCAAAAGCGGCTACGATCGTATTAAAAGGTGCTGAAGGTGAAAACTTTGTATTGCCAGCTGAAAAATATGGTAAAAACGGCTTTGGTAAAACTGTAGCAACTGGTCAATATACCTTGGTCGCAACCCTTCCTACTGGCTATGAATTGGCTGAGGAAGCTCCTGTAATCACAGTTGTTGCTGGACGTAATAATAACTATCGTATCGGAGTGATTTCAAAAGTGGATCTCTTGACTGCTTTGAACAATCAGGCAGATATAACGAAGACAGCTCACTACTTCAATGCGAGTGCTGATAAGAAGGAAGCTTATGATCAAGCCTTGCAAGCTGCTCAAGCAGCCTTGATGAATAAGGTCAGTCAAGAGCAAGTCAACCAAGCAGTAGCTAGTCTTGAAGCTGCCAGCCAAGCTTTGGATGGGAAAGATTCAAACGTTGCAGCCTTGAAAGAAGCGATGCAGGCATACGATGCTACAACTAAAACGGGTCGTTATGCTAATGCCAAAGAAAAAGTACGTCGTGACTACGATCGTGCTTTCCAAACAGTAGCCTTGCTTGCGGTTGATCCAACTGTGAAACAAGAACAAATCAATCAAGCACTTGCTGAACTTAGCCGTGCAGAAGGAAAATTGAATGGGAAAGCAACTGATTTTTCAAGCCTGAAAAAATATATCAAGGATGAATTGAAATTCCAAGAAAAGGATGCTAAATTTATCTATGCTGGAAATAAAGAAAAAGAAGCTTATCTCGCAGTTTTCAAGAATGCTCAAGCCATTCTTACAAATCCAGGAGCAAGCCAACAAGATGTGAAAGATGCTTTGACAGCCTTGAAGAATGCCAAGAAAAAACTTCATGGTAAAAAACCAAAAGCTGCAAGACGTCCATAA
- the glyQ gene encoding glycine--tRNA ligase subunit alpha translates to MSKKLTFQEIILTLQQYWNDQGCMLMQAYDNEKGAGTMSPYTFLRAIGPEPWNAAYVEPSRRPADGRYGENPNRLYQHHQFQVVMKPSPSNIQELYLESLEKLGINPLEHDIRFVEDNWENPSTGSAGLGWEVWLDGMEITQFTYFQQVGGLATGPVTSEVTYGLERLASYIQEVDSVYDIEWAPGVKYGEIFLQPEYEHSKYSFEVSDQDMLLENFEKFEKEAGRALELGLVHPAYDYVLKCSHTFNLLDARGAVSVTERAGYIARIRNLARVVAKTFVAERKKLGYPLLDEATRAKLLAEEEE, encoded by the coding sequence ATGTCTAAAAAATTGACTTTCCAGGAAATCATCCTTACTTTGCAACAATACTGGAATGACCAGGGTTGTATGCTCATGCAGGCTTACGATAATGAAAAAGGTGCGGGAACAATGAGTCCATACACCTTCCTTCGTGCCATTGGTCCTGAGCCATGGAATGCAGCTTATGTAGAGCCATCACGTCGTCCAGCAGATGGACGTTACGGGGAAAACCCAAACCGCCTTTACCAGCACCACCAATTCCAAGTGGTGATGAAACCATCACCATCAAACATCCAAGAACTCTACCTTGAGTCATTGGAAAAATTGGGTATCAATCCTTTGGAACACGATATTCGTTTCGTTGAAGATAACTGGGAAAACCCATCAACTGGTTCAGCTGGTCTAGGTTGGGAAGTTTGGTTGGACGGTATGGAAATCACTCAGTTCACCTACTTCCAACAAGTTGGTGGATTGGCAACTGGTCCGGTAACTTCTGAGGTCACTTACGGATTGGAACGTTTGGCTTCTTACATCCAAGAAGTAGACTCAGTTTATGATATCGAGTGGGCTCCAGGCGTTAAATACGGAGAAATCTTCCTTCAACCAGAATATGAACACTCAAAATATAGCTTTGAAGTTTCTGACCAAGATATGCTTCTTGAAAACTTCGAAAAATTTGAAAAAGAAGCAGGGCGTGCTTTGGAATTGGGCCTTGTTCACCCTGCCTATGACTACGTTTTGAAATGTTCACACACCTTCAATTTGCTTGACGCTCGTGGTGCTGTATCAGTTACAGAACGTGCCGGCTACATTGCCCGTATCCGTAACTTGGCCCGTGTCGTAGCCAAAACTTTCGTAGCAGAACGTAAAAAACTTGGTTACCCACTTCTCGACGAAGCCACACGCGCAAAACTCCTAGCAGAAGAGGAAGAGTAA
- the glyS gene encoding glycine--tRNA ligase subunit beta, whose amino-acid sequence MTKNLLVELGLEELPAYVVTPSEKQLGEKMAAFLDDNRLSYESIQTFSTPRRLAVRVIGLADQQSDLTEDFKGPSKKIALDADGNFSKAAQGFVRGKGLTVDDIEFREVKGEEYVYVTKHEAGKPAKEVLASVPELLASLTFPVSMHWANNTFEYIRPVHTLTVLLGNEALDLDFLDIQSGRVSRGHRFLGHEVEITNADSYEEDLRTVYVIADSKERENMIREQIKAIEAEQGVQVQIEEGLLNEVLNLVEYPTAFMGSFDTKYLDVPEEVLVTSMETHQRYFVVRDLDGQLKPNFISVRNGNAEHLENVIRGNEKVLVARLEDGEFFWREDQKLKIEDLVAKLANVTFHEKIGSLSEHMARAGVIAASLAEQAGLTAEETAAVSRAAEIYKFDLLTGMVGEFDELQGIMGEKYALLAGEDAAVATAIREHYLPDSADGALPETKVGAILALADKLDTLLSFFSVGLIPSGSNDPYALRRATQGIVRILDAFGWHIPMDELIDSLYGLSFDSLSYDNQAEVLNFIKARVDKMMGRTPKDIKDAVLAGSNFVVADMLEAAEALSEASKTDGYKAAVESLSRAFNLAEKADASVAVDASLFENDQEKALAKAIEDLELTGSASDKLAQLFALSPVIDAFFDNTMVMAEDEAVKNNRLALLAGLVAKANAVAAFNQLNTK is encoded by the coding sequence ATGACAAAAAACTTATTAGTAGAACTTGGACTTGAAGAGTTGCCAGCCTACGTTGTCACACCAAGTGAAAAACAACTCGGTGAGAAAATGGCAGCCTTCTTGGATGACAACCGTCTTTCATACGAAAGCATTCAAACTTTTTCAACACCACGCCGTTTGGCCGTCCGTGTGATTGGTTTAGCGGATCAACAATCGGATTTGACCGAAGATTTTAAAGGACCTTCTAAGAAAATCGCCTTGGATGCAGATGGAAACTTCTCAAAAGCGGCTCAAGGATTCGTCCGTGGAAAAGGCTTGACTGTTGATGATATCGAATTCCGTGAAGTCAAAGGGGAAGAGTACGTTTATGTTACGAAACACGAAGCTGGAAAACCTGCCAAAGAAGTCTTGGCTAGCGTTCCAGAATTGCTTGCTTCATTGACCTTCCCTGTCAGCATGCACTGGGCTAACAACACATTTGAATACATTCGCCCAGTTCACACCTTGACAGTTCTTTTGGGCAACGAAGCGCTCGACCTTGATTTCTTGGATATCCAGTCAGGGCGTGTGAGCCGTGGACACCGTTTTCTTGGACACGAAGTGGAAATTACCAATGCGGATTCTTATGAAGAAGACCTTCGTACCGTTTACGTAATTGCGGATAGCAAAGAACGTGAAAATATGATTCGTGAGCAAATCAAAGCCATCGAAGCAGAACAAGGTGTTCAAGTTCAAATCGAAGAAGGGCTTTTGAATGAAGTCTTGAACTTGGTCGAATACCCAACTGCCTTTATGGGAAGTTTTGACACTAAATATTTGGACGTTCCAGAAGAAGTCTTGGTGACCTCAATGGAAACGCACCAACGTTACTTTGTCGTGCGTGACCTTGATGGTCAGCTGAAACCAAACTTCATCTCAGTTCGTAATGGGAATGCTGAGCACTTGGAAAATGTTATTCGAGGAAATGAAAAAGTATTAGTTGCACGTCTTGAAGATGGTGAATTCTTCTGGCGTGAAGACCAAAAACTTAAGATTGAAGATCTCGTTGCTAAATTGGCGAACGTAACCTTCCATGAAAAAATTGGTTCTCTTTCAGAACACATGGCGCGTGCTGGTGTTATTGCAGCGTCACTAGCTGAGCAAGCTGGTTTGACTGCTGAAGAAACGGCAGCCGTTTCTCGTGCAGCTGAAATCTACAAATTTGACCTCTTGACGGGTATGGTTGGAGAGTTCGATGAATTGCAAGGAATCATGGGTGAAAAATACGCCCTTCTCGCTGGTGAGGATGCTGCGGTTGCGACAGCTATCCGTGAGCACTACCTTCCTGATTCAGCAGACGGAGCCCTTCCAGAGACTAAGGTTGGTGCTATCCTTGCCCTTGCAGATAAATTGGATACCCTCCTTTCCTTCTTCTCAGTAGGCTTGATTCCATCAGGTTCCAATGACCCTTATGCGCTTCGTCGTGCAACACAAGGGATTGTTCGTATCTTGGATGCCTTTGGTTGGCATATCCCTATGGATGAGTTGATTGACAGCCTTTACGGACTTTCATTTGATAGCCTTTCCTATGACAATCAAGCAGAAGTGCTCAACTTCATCAAAGCGCGTGTGGACAAGATGATGGGACGCACACCAAAAGACATCAAAGATGCTGTTCTTGCTGGTTCAAACTTTGTCGTGGCTGATATGCTGGAAGCAGCTGAAGCTCTCTCAGAAGCTTCGAAGACCGATGGTTACAAGGCAGCTGTTGAATCCCTCTCACGTGCTTTCAACTTGGCAGAAAAAGCAGATGCTTCAGTAGCAGTCGATGCCAGTCTCTTTGAAAACGATCAAGAAAAAGCCCTTGCTAAAGCAATTGAAGATCTTGAATTGACTGGTTCAGCTAGCGACAAATTGGCTCAACTCTTTGCTCTTAGCCCAGTCATCGATGCTTTCTTTGACAATACCATGGTGATGGCAGAAGATGAGGCTGTTAAAAACAACCGTTTGGCCCTTCTTGCAGGTCTGGTTGCGAAAGCTAACGCTGTTGCAGCTTTCAACCAATTGAACACAAAATAA
- a CDS encoding amino acid permease — translation MSKKHHPSQETENGMVRGLQNRHVQLIAIAGTIGTGLFLGAGRSLSLTGPSIILVYMLTGAFMYLMMRAIGEMLYMDPDQHTFINFITKYLGKGWGYFSGWSYWVSLVFLGMAEITAVSNYVQLWFPNWPAWQIQIVFLALLSCVNLIAVKVFGEVEFWFGMIKIVTILALIVTGIFMVTTNFETPAGHASLTNITNGFQMFPNGWVKFVMAFQMVFFAYQAIEFVGITTSETANPRQVLPKAIKEIPIRIVIFYVGALLAIMAIFPWQQLPVNKSPFVTVFQMVGIKWAAGLINFVVLTAAASSLNSTLYSTGRHLYQIAKETPNSKVMNRLKLNSLSRMGIPSRAIIVSAIVVAVSAFINILPGVSDAFALITASSSGVYIAIYILTMLAHLKYRKSKEFMPDGFVMPAYKVLNPLTIVFFLFVFICLFLQESTYIGAIGATIWIILFGIYSNWKHNQ, via the coding sequence ATGTCAAAAAAACATCATCCTAGTCAAGAAACCGAAAATGGGATGGTTCGTGGTCTGCAAAATCGACATGTTCAGTTGATCGCTATTGCAGGAACCATCGGGACAGGACTCTTTCTTGGAGCCGGTCGTTCCCTTTCTTTGACAGGTCCCTCTATTATTTTAGTCTATATGCTGACTGGCGCCTTCATGTACCTGATGATGCGGGCGATCGGAGAAATGCTCTATATGGACCCTGATCAACACACCTTTATCAACTTTATCACCAAGTATCTAGGAAAAGGTTGGGGTTATTTTTCAGGATGGTCCTATTGGGTCTCCTTGGTATTTTTGGGAATGGCAGAGATCACGGCTGTTTCCAACTATGTCCAGCTTTGGTTTCCAAATTGGCCAGCCTGGCAGATTCAAATTGTCTTTTTAGCGCTTTTAAGTTGTGTAAACTTGATCGCTGTGAAAGTTTTTGGAGAGGTTGAATTCTGGTTTGGAATGATCAAGATTGTCACTATTTTAGCCTTGATCGTAACAGGGATCTTTATGGTGACGACTAACTTTGAAACACCAGCTGGACACGCTAGCTTAACCAATATTACCAATGGTTTTCAAATGTTTCCAAATGGTTGGGTCAAGTTTGTCATGGCCTTCCAAATGGTCTTCTTTGCTTATCAAGCGATCGAGTTTGTTGGAATCACTACTTCTGAAACAGCTAATCCCCGCCAGGTATTGCCAAAAGCCATTAAAGAAATTCCAATCCGAATTGTGATTTTTTATGTAGGGGCTTTGTTGGCAATTATGGCAATTTTCCCTTGGCAACAGCTTCCCGTCAATAAGTCTCCGTTTGTAACGGTCTTTCAGATGGTAGGAATCAAGTGGGCAGCAGGGTTGATTAATTTTGTTGTACTGACAGCTGCTGCATCCTCCTTGAATTCCACACTCTATTCAACAGGGCGTCACTTGTACCAGATTGCAAAAGAAACACCAAACAGCAAAGTGATGAATCGTTTGAAACTGAATAGCTTATCTCGTATGGGGATTCCAAGTCGCGCGATTATTGTTTCTGCTATTGTGGTTGCTGTGTCAGCCTTTATCAATATCTTGCCAGGTGTCTCAGATGCCTTTGCCTTGATTACGGCATCTTCTTCTGGTGTCTACATTGCTATTTACATTTTGACCATGCTTGCCCATCTTAAGTACCGTAAATCGAAAGAATTTATGCCAGATGGTTTTGTCATGCCAGCCTATAAAGTGTTGAATCCATTGACCATTGTTTTCTTCCTCTTTGTATTCATTTGTCTCTTCTTGCAAGAATCAACATACATTGGAGCGATTGGAGCAACCATCTGGATCATTCTTTTTGGGATTTACAGCAATTGGAAACATAATCAATAA